From Flavobacterium arcticum, the proteins below share one genomic window:
- a CDS encoding GDSL-type esterase/lipase family protein has product MLNKLLSIFFSIVCASTCAQVDTTEVVIDSIVIDTVAIAPVGNSITNDTVMKAFFEKLKVLEEQKSGKINIVHIGDSHIQADIISGRIRKNLQERFGNAGVGFSFPHRLARTNGSSYIKYNSNATWANRRNIYPVEEGIVVGLSGIAFTTTDDFVIEAQVRDTGYTFNTIKIITPYNAPLFDIATSSKTIVLESSVPKKITHKIKSGEALSIIAQKYGTTVSAIKKLNGLRSNNIRAGKTLQIPTGEMEKQEIKRSEFIPLPIATDSLSHYYHSEEVLSKIYLLPNKEAKAYNLNGLILEKDTPGIIYHSIGVNGAKTVDYNKYPLFFEQLQALSPDLVIVSLGTNESFDKMEVAEYIAQLNIFIENIRAKNPKACILIMTPPPSLFKRKYPNTFVAAYAENILMQEIDKNYATWDMFSELGGLYDVNKNAAKGWMSSDRVHYSVQGYEKQGVLFTEALINAYNNFKNNRE; this is encoded by the coding sequence ATGCTGAATAAATTACTCAGTATCTTTTTTTCTATTGTTTGTGCAAGTACATGTGCTCAGGTTGATACTACCGAAGTGGTTATTGACAGTATTGTTATTGATACGGTAGCTATTGCTCCTGTTGGTAATAGTATTACTAATGATACTGTAATGAAAGCATTTTTCGAGAAGTTAAAAGTGTTGGAAGAGCAAAAATCAGGTAAAATAAATATTGTACATATAGGCGACTCGCACATTCAGGCAGACATCATAAGCGGTAGAATACGCAAAAATTTACAAGAACGTTTTGGTAATGCTGGTGTAGGTTTTTCATTTCCGCATAGGCTAGCACGTACTAATGGTAGCTCATATATTAAATATAACTCTAATGCTACATGGGCTAATCGTCGTAATATTTACCCTGTAGAAGAGGGTATAGTAGTGGGGCTAAGCGGTATTGCCTTTACTACTACCGATGATTTTGTTATAGAAGCGCAAGTGCGCGATACAGGTTATACATTTAATACCATAAAAATTATAACACCATACAACGCTCCTCTTTTTGATATTGCCACGAGTTCTAAAACTATTGTGTTAGAATCGAGTGTGCCAAAAAAGATAACCCATAAAATAAAAAGTGGTGAAGCACTATCTATTATTGCACAGAAATATGGTACAACAGTTTCGGCTATAAAAAAACTAAATGGTTTACGCTCTAATAACATACGAGCAGGTAAAACGTTACAAATACCTACAGGCGAAATGGAAAAACAGGAAATAAAGCGTTCAGAGTTTATTCCATTGCCAATTGCTACCGATTCACTTTCGCATTATTACCATAGTGAAGAGGTTTTGTCTAAAATATACCTTTTGCCTAATAAAGAAGCCAAAGCGTATAATCTTAATGGATTGATACTCGAAAAAGATACACCAGGCATTATTTACCACAGTATAGGTGTTAATGGTGCTAAAACGGTAGATTATAATAAATATCCGTTGTTTTTTGAACAATTACAAGCTTTAAGCCCAGACCTTGTTATTGTATCGCTGGGTACAAATGAATCTTTTGATAAAATGGAGGTAGCAGAGTATATAGCACAATTAAATATATTTATTGAAAATATACGGGCTAAAAATCCCAAAGCCTGCATCTTGATAATGACACCACCACCATCGCTATTTAAACGAAAATACCCTAATACATTTGTAGCAGCTTATGCTGAAAATATCCTAATGCAAGAAATTGATAAAAACTATGCTACTTGGGATATGTTTTCTGAACTTGGTGGGCTATATGATGTAAACAAAAATGCTGCAAAAGGTTGGATGTCATCAGATAGAGTACACTATTCAGTACAAGGGTATGAAAAGCAAGGGGTTTTATTTACTGAAGCGCTTATAAATGCATATAATAACTTTAAAAACAATCGCGAGTAA
- a CDS encoding SGNH/GDSL hydrolase family protein — MNHNKPYFYQSFAIIVLSIIAFLIFKQFLPRKIFPEAVVASDNIVVDSLALEAIQAVDTIATVAVEDTLPDKKVVFKKQKGIQYPSENFDDYKGYQHLMAFYEKLLQLETKEEGKVRIAYFGDSMTDGDLIVSDLRSKFQDRFGGEGVGFVTIVSESATARATIKHEFSNNWKTISYLNVKHPESPYGVSGQVFFTKHDTVNPIWVKYRANRFKNLLSLNNPTLFYGKSNNREGKVSVITGKDTIVKSLEGKKTLNTVAVSPYDLKAFRAEFTATDSIPFYGFNFDDGRGVHIDNFSSRGNSGLPISIFNTSLMQAFNKELDYDLVVLHYGANVLNYGTYNYNWYEKRMKKVVKHIRECFPGVAILIVSTADKSTKYDMEMKTDSAVVPLALSQKRYAVQSDAAFVNLYLLMGGEGSMVKWVEEVPALANKDYTHFNYRGSQKIGTLIYSQMNQGYEQYKKMKGITQMMSKMPIVIKKDSLKRKTDSTHAE; from the coding sequence GTGAATCATAACAAGCCTTATTTTTATCAGTCGTTTGCAATTATAGTATTGTCTATAATTGCATTCTTGATATTTAAGCAGTTTTTACCTCGAAAAATTTTCCCTGAAGCGGTTGTTGCCTCTGACAATATAGTAGTAGATAGCCTTGCCCTCGAAGCAATACAGGCTGTAGATACTATTGCTACCGTTGCAGTAGAAGATACGCTACCAGATAAGAAAGTAGTATTTAAAAAACAGAAAGGCATACAGTACCCCTCTGAAAATTTTGACGATTATAAGGGGTATCAACACCTTATGGCTTTTTATGAAAAGTTATTACAGCTTGAAACGAAAGAAGAAGGTAAAGTACGTATAGCTTATTTTGGCGACTCGATGACAGATGGCGATTTGATTGTGAGTGATTTAAGATCTAAATTTCAAGATCGTTTTGGAGGCGAAGGTGTAGGTTTTGTTACTATAGTATCAGAGTCGGCTACTGCAAGAGCTACCATAAAGCATGAGTTTTCTAACAATTGGAAAACAATTTCTTATCTTAATGTAAAACATCCTGAAAGTCCATATGGCGTTAGCGGACAAGTATTTTTTACAAAGCATGATACTGTAAATCCTATTTGGGTAAAATATAGAGCTAACCGCTTTAAAAATCTTTTGTCGCTAAATAACCCTACACTGTTTTACGGTAAATCTAATAATAGAGAAGGGAAAGTGTCAGTTATAACAGGTAAAGACACTATAGTTAAATCATTAGAGGGTAAAAAAACACTTAATACAGTAGCCGTTTCGCCTTATGACCTTAAAGCTTTTAGAGCCGAATTTACAGCAACTGATTCAATACCCTTTTACGGGTTTAATTTTGATGATGGTAGAGGTGTACATATAGATAATTTTTCGAGTAGAGGTAATTCCGGGTTGCCAATATCTATATTCAATACCAGTCTAATGCAAGCATTTAACAAAGAGTTAGATTATGACCTTGTAGTATTACATTATGGTGCAAACGTTCTAAACTATGGTACATACAATTACAATTGGTACGAAAAGCGAATGAAAAAGGTTGTAAAGCATATAAGAGAATGTTTTCCTGGTGTGGCAATACTAATTGTTTCTACAGCAGATAAATCGACAAAGTATGATATGGAAATGAAAACGGATAGTGCTGTTGTGCCATTAGCTTTGTCGCAAAAACGTTATGCTGTACAATCTGATGCGGCATTTGTAAATCTATATTTATTAATGGGAGGCGAAGGCTCTATGGTAAAATGGGTAGAAGAAGTACCCGCACTAGCCAATAAAGATTATACGCACTTTAATTATCGCGGCTCGCAGAAAATAGGGACACTTATTTACAGTCAAATGAATCAAGGGTATGAGCAGTATAAAAAAATGAAAGGGATAACACAAATGATGTCAAAAATGCCTATTGTTATAAAAAAAGATTCTTTAAAACGTAAAACCGATTCTACTCATGCTGAATAA
- the argS gene encoding arginine--tRNA ligase, producing the protein MALSQILTSHIETAVTALFGITLEKVELQGTRREFEGDITMVIFPLLKQIKGNPVELGNKIGEYLTEHSDIVEGFNVVKGFLNIVISDAYYVNFFNDIKSNESFGFIEPELDGKAMMVEYASPNTNKPLHLGHVRNVLLGYSVAEIIKASGKKVYKTQIINDRGIHICKSMLAWQKFGNGETPETNGLKGDKLVGNYYVAFDKAYKQEIDQLKAEGKTEEEAKKNAPILLEAQEMLRKWEAGDAEVVALWETMNGWVYKGFEETYANIGVNFDSYYYESNTYLLGKDVVADGLAKGVFEKDPDGSVWIDLTEDGLDRKIVLRSDGTAVYMTQDIGTAIQRVKDFPDVGGMVYTVGNEQDYHFKVLFLILKKLGFDWADSLYHLSYGMVDLPSGKMKSREGTVVDADDLMTEMTDTAQKISEELGKLDDYSEEEKTRLYKIIGLGALKYYILKVDPKKRILFDPKESVDFAGNTGPFIQYTYARIQSLVRRADFDYSITLQLEDVTLHEKEKELLKQLAQYPDVVQNAAAGHSPALIANYTYDLVKEYNSFYQSVPVLGTEVMNEKIFRIQLSKKVGDTIKSAFSLLGIDVPERM; encoded by the coding sequence ATGGCATTATCACAAATTTTAACTTCCCACATTGAGACCGCGGTTACCGCTTTATTTGGTATAACTTTAGAAAAAGTAGAGCTACAAGGTACCCGTCGGGAATTTGAAGGTGATATTACTATGGTTATATTTCCCTTATTGAAACAGATAAAGGGTAACCCTGTAGAGCTTGGTAACAAAATAGGCGAGTATCTTACTGAGCATTCTGATATTGTAGAAGGTTTTAACGTGGTTAAAGGATTTCTTAATATTGTAATTTCAGATGCTTATTATGTCAACTTCTTTAATGATATAAAAAGCAATGAAAGTTTTGGGTTTATCGAGCCAGAGCTAGATGGTAAAGCCATGATGGTAGAGTACGCTTCGCCTAATACTAATAAACCACTTCACTTAGGGCACGTGCGTAATGTGTTACTTGGTTATTCGGTAGCCGAGATTATAAAAGCATCGGGTAAAAAAGTATATAAAACCCAAATTATTAACGATAGGGGTATTCACATCTGTAAGTCCATGTTAGCTTGGCAAAAGTTTGGTAATGGTGAAACACCTGAAACAAATGGACTGAAAGGTGATAAACTGGTGGGGAACTATTATGTGGCTTTTGATAAAGCATATAAACAGGAAATAGACCAGTTGAAAGCTGAAGGTAAAACAGAAGAAGAAGCTAAGAAAAATGCGCCTATACTTCTTGAAGCACAAGAGATGCTTCGTAAATGGGAGGCAGGCGATGCTGAGGTTGTAGCCCTTTGGGAAACTATGAATGGCTGGGTATATAAAGGTTTTGAAGAGACCTATGCAAATATTGGTGTTAACTTTGATAGCTATTACTACGAAAGTAACACCTACTTGTTAGGTAAAGACGTTGTAGCAGACGGACTAGCAAAAGGTGTGTTTGAAAAAGACCCTGATGGTTCAGTTTGGATAGACCTTACTGAGGACGGGCTTGACCGTAAAATAGTACTGCGTTCAGATGGTACTGCGGTATATATGACACAAGATATAGGTACAGCAATACAAAGGGTAAAAGATTTTCCCGATGTAGGCGGTATGGTATATACGGTAGGTAACGAACAGGACTATCACTTTAAAGTATTGTTCCTAATACTTAAAAAACTTGGCTTTGACTGGGCAGATAGCCTATACCACTTGTCTTACGGAATGGTAGATTTACCATCGGGTAAAATGAAAAGCCGTGAGGGTACAGTAGTAGATGCTGATGACTTGATGACCGAAATGACCGATACAGCTCAAAAAATATCAGAAGAGTTAGGTAAGCTTGACGATTATTCGGAAGAAGAAAAAACAAGACTGTATAAGATTATAGGTCTTGGTGCGTTAAAATATTATATACTAAAAGTAGATCCTAAAAAACGAATACTGTTCGACCCTAAAGAGTCGGTAGATTTTGCAGGAAATACAGGTCCTTTTATACAATATACCTATGCAAGGATACAGTCATTGGTACGTAGAGCCGATTTTGATTATTCAATAACATTACAGTTAGAAGATGTAACTCTACATGAAAAAGAAAAAGAGTTATTAAAACAGTTGGCACAGTACCCAGATGTAGTGCAAAATGCAGCAGCAGGACATAGCCCCGCTTTAATAGCTAACTATACTTACGATTTGGTTAAGGAGTATAACTCTTTTTATCAAAGTGTACCCGTATTAGGTACAGAAGTAATGAATGAAAAGATTTTCCGTATACAGCTCTCTAAAAAAGTAGGCGATACTATAAAATCTGCTTTTAGCCTGTTGGGTATTGATGTACCAGAACGAATGTAA
- a CDS encoding TonB-dependent receptor domain-containing protein, whose product MNFKLLLLFLLGSLATAYAQNPGSLSGKVIDKTTTEPLPYVSIVVKEGSNVVTGGITDDNGEFTIKNLPFKNYSVDIQFMGYKTQTFTANFNDSKTNINLGSIVLEETATELNEVEIVKEISTIEQKIDRKVITVGRDLTTAGGTASEIMNNIPSVNVDQDGNISLRGNQNVRVLVDGRPTNMSPAQLLKQIPSTSIKKIELITNPSAKYNPEGMSGIINIVLHKNANDGFNGSFNAGVTFGETPKFNNSVDMNYRTGKVNFFTNLGSNTGKYFNDGNVNREDINSSQVFDINNDNDGFLAKLGMDYYINDKNTLSIYTNQNYGEGLGNVGITIAYPEGSVFTNTDQLAIYDTDNKNNTYNLAYKHKFNEEGHSLDFEGNYNDSSNSQDASFNTTVGDVTTVYNDEIEDDGENITLNLDYVNPLNEKSKLELGAEARIIGSENDYTTTNPNVTNPALQNSNYTYDVNIYSAYATFGQKFNKFSYQLGARFESYKVEANFNRGDAKFNDDYLTVYPSAYLTYTLDEKNMFQVSYSRRVDRPSLQQTKPVREFSTPLVTSLGNQYLRPQFTNSVEVNYTKMLEQGSSITAGVFYRLINDEISRILYPDETTENTQDQIMSFGNFDKNTAFGFEVSANYKITKWWNIQPAVDFSSISQKGVVSVLVDGTTSEYESIIKEVDVAAINARLNSNFKANERLSFLLFGFYRGGVDGVQNNTKEMYKIDSGARYTLLDNKMSLSLRFNDMFNTMRYGFDSKNPFPQNGEFRWESRSVYFGLNYRFGGGKNRAMQRKQRDDNTKQSGGGMF is encoded by the coding sequence ATGAATTTTAAGTTATTATTACTGTTCCTACTTGGGAGCTTAGCCACTGCGTATGCTCAAAATCCAGGTAGTCTATCAGGTAAAGTTATCGACAAAACAACTACAGAGCCATTACCTTATGTAAGCATAGTTGTAAAAGAAGGCAGCAATGTGGTTACAGGTGGTATTACTGATGATAATGGCGAGTTTACTATTAAAAATCTTCCTTTTAAAAACTATAGTGTCGATATACAGTTTATGGGGTATAAAACCCAAACCTTCACGGCTAACTTTAACGATAGCAAAACAAATATAAATCTTGGTAGCATCGTTTTAGAAGAAACGGCGACAGAACTAAATGAAGTAGAAATTGTAAAAGAAATTTCTACTATAGAGCAAAAAATAGACCGTAAGGTTATTACTGTAGGTCGCGACCTTACCACAGCAGGTGGTACAGCATCGGAAATCATGAATAATATACCATCGGTTAATGTAGATCAAGATGGTAATATTTCGCTGCGTGGAAATCAAAATGTAAGAGTACTGGTAGATGGCAGACCTACTAATATGAGCCCTGCTCAATTATTAAAACAAATACCCTCTACCTCTATTAAAAAAATAGAATTGATAACTAACCCAAGTGCAAAGTATAACCCCGAAGGGATGTCGGGTATTATTAATATCGTACTGCATAAAAATGCAAACGATGGTTTTAACGGTAGCTTTAATGCTGGTGTTACCTTTGGTGAAACACCTAAATTTAATAACTCTGTCGATATGAATTATCGTACAGGTAAAGTAAATTTCTTTACTAATTTAGGTTCAAATACAGGCAAGTATTTTAATGATGGTAATGTAAACCGAGAAGATATTAACTCTAGTCAAGTATTTGACATTAATAATGACAATGATGGTTTTTTGGCTAAACTGGGCATGGATTATTATATAAATGATAAAAATACACTATCAATATACACCAACCAGAATTACGGAGAAGGTTTAGGTAATGTAGGTATTACTATAGCATACCCAGAAGGATCTGTATTTACAAATACCGACCAGTTGGCGATTTATGATACTGACAACAAAAACAACACCTACAACTTAGCTTATAAACATAAATTTAACGAAGAAGGGCACTCATTAGACTTTGAAGGTAACTATAACGATTCTTCAAACTCGCAAGATGCCAGCTTTAACACTACCGTAGGCGATGTAACAACCGTGTACAATGACGAAATAGAAGACGACGGAGAAAACATTACGCTTAACTTAGATTATGTAAATCCGTTAAACGAAAAATCGAAATTAGAACTGGGTGCAGAGGCAAGAATAATAGGCTCTGAAAACGATTATACTACCACCAACCCAAATGTAACCAACCCAGCACTACAAAATTCAAATTATACGTATGATGTAAATATCTACTCGGCTTATGCTACATTCGGGCAAAAATTCAATAAATTTAGTTACCAGTTAGGAGCACGTTTTGAAAGCTATAAAGTAGAAGCTAATTTTAATAGAGGGGATGCTAAATTTAATGATGATTATCTTACCGTATATCCTTCGGCATACTTAACCTATACGCTTGACGAAAAAAACATGTTTCAAGTAAGCTATAGCCGTCGTGTAGACAGACCGAGCCTGCAACAAACTAAACCTGTTAGAGAGTTCTCTACACCGCTTGTTACATCGTTAGGTAATCAATACCTGAGACCGCAGTTTACCAACTCGGTAGAGGTAAATTACACTAAAATGCTAGAACAAGGTTCATCAATCACTGCTGGAGTGTTTTATAGACTGATAAACGACGAGATAAGCAGAATACTGTACCCTGACGAAACTACCGAAAATACACAAGACCAAATTATGAGCTTTGGCAATTTTGACAAAAACACTGCATTTGGATTTGAGGTATCTGCTAATTATAAAATTACAAAATGGTGGAATATACAGCCTGCAGTAGATTTTTCGAGCATATCTCAAAAAGGTGTTGTATCTGTACTTGTAGATGGTACTACAAGCGAGTATGAATCTATTATTAAAGAGGTAGATGTTGCTGCTATAAATGCTAGACTTAATAGTAATTTTAAAGCAAATGAAAGACTTAGTTTTTTACTATTTGGCTTTTATAGAGGCGGTGTAGATGGTGTACAAAACAATACAAAAGAAATGTATAAAATAGATTCAGGAGCGCGATATACGCTACTGGACAACAAGATGTCGTTAAGTCTGCGTTTTAACGATATGTTTAACACGATGCGCTATGGTTTCGATTCTAAAAACCCGTTTCCGCAAAATGGTGAATTCCGTTGGGAAAGCCGCTCGGTATATTTCGGACTTAACTACAGGTTTGGCGGAGGGAAGAACAGAGCTATGCAACGCAAGCAACGTGATGATAACACAAAACAATCCGGCGGAGGAATGTTTTAA
- a CDS encoding L,D-transpeptidase family protein: MKRRNMIWFLVMLLPVGLTAYYFYPEKKLPQGRVVDKVVVYKGKRQMEAYLGDELLKTYTISLGKNPIGHKQYEGDNKTPEGTYDINDRNPNSGYHKNLGVSYPNDKDIAFAEKRRKSAGGAIKIHGLPNSKGYIGKFHRWKDWTAGCIAVTNEEVDELYKAVKQNAIIEIYP; the protein is encoded by the coding sequence ATGAAACGAAGAAATATGATTTGGTTTTTAGTAATGCTCTTACCCGTTGGTTTAACTGCTTATTATTTTTATCCCGAAAAGAAATTACCTCAGGGGAGGGTTGTAGATAAAGTGGTTGTTTATAAAGGTAAACGACAAATGGAAGCCTATTTGGGAGATGAACTACTAAAGACATATACTATTTCGTTAGGTAAAAACCCTATAGGGCATAAACAATATGAAGGCGATAATAAAACACCCGAAGGCACTTATGATATAAATGACCGTAACCCGAATAGTGGTTACCATAAAAACTTGGGAGTGTCTTATCCCAATGATAAAGATATCGCATTTGCCGAAAAAAGGAGAAAGTCAGCAGGGGGAGCAATCAAGATACACGGGTTGCCCAATAGTAAAGGTTATATTGGTAAATTTCACCGATGGAAAGACTGGACAGCAGGCTGCATAGCGGTAACCAATGAAGAAGTTGACGAGCTATATAAGGCGGTAAAACAAAATGCAATTATTGAGATTTATCCCTAA
- a CDS encoding 3-oxoacyl-ACP synthase III family protein has product MYNSKISGLGYYVPENVVTNNDLSRIMETNDEWIQERTGIKERRHVVKGDGDTTTTMGVKAAKVAIERSGLDKDDIDFIVFATLSPDYYFPGPGVLVQRDLGLKRTIGALDVRNQCSGFIYALSVADQFIKTGMYKNILVIGSELHSTGLDMTTRGRSVSVIFGDGAGAAVLSRSEDSNKGILSTHLHSEGQHAEELSLIAPGMGKRWVTDIIADNDPNDESYYPYMNGQFVFKNAVVRFSEVIKEGLKANNLQVSDIDMLVPHQANLRISQFIQQKFGLNDNQVYNNIMKYGNTTAASIPIALTEAWEQGKIKEGDTVVLAAFGSGFTWGSAIIKW; this is encoded by the coding sequence ATGTATAATTCAAAAATATCTGGTCTAGGTTATTATGTCCCTGAAAATGTTGTTACTAATAATGATCTTTCCAGAATTATGGAAACTAATGACGAATGGATTCAGGAGCGGACTGGTATAAAAGAACGAAGACATGTAGTAAAAGGCGATGGCGATACCACCACTACTATGGGGGTAAAAGCTGCCAAAGTAGCTATAGAGCGTTCTGGGCTAGATAAAGATGATATAGATTTTATAGTATTTGCTACCCTTAGCCCTGATTATTATTTCCCTGGTCCTGGCGTTTTAGTACAAAGAGACCTTGGGTTAAAAAGAACAATAGGCGCACTTGATGTGCGTAACCAATGTTCGGGTTTTATATATGCATTATCTGTAGCAGACCAGTTTATAAAAACGGGAATGTATAAAAATATATTAGTTATAGGTTCGGAGTTACACTCTACAGGGCTCGATATGACCACTAGAGGACGCTCTGTGTCAGTAATATTTGGCGATGGAGCAGGTGCAGCAGTATTATCTCGATCAGAAGATAGCAATAAGGGTATATTATCTACACACTTACATTCTGAAGGACAACATGCAGAAGAATTATCACTAATAGCACCTGGTATGGGTAAGCGTTGGGTTACTGATATTATTGCTGATAACGACCCTAATGATGAGAGTTATTACCCGTATATGAATGGGCAGTTTGTGTTTAAAAATGCTGTAGTACGTTTTAGTGAGGTAATTAAAGAAGGTTTAAAAGCTAATAACTTACAAGTATCAGATATTGATATGCTAGTACCTCATCAAGCAAATTTGAGAATATCACAATTCATTCAACAGAAGTTTGGTTTGAATGACAACCAAGTATATAACAATATCATGAAATATGGTAATACCACAGCAGCTTCAATACCTATTGCTTTAACCGAAGCATGGGAACAAGGCAAAATAAAAGAAGGCGATACTGTAGTGCTTGCTGCTTTTGGTAGTGGCTTTACATGGGGTAGTGCTATTATAAAGTGGTAA
- a CDS encoding ABC transporter ATP-binding protein: MLAVKNISFGYTDTQIIHHINFSITTGQNIAIIGESGCGKSTLLKLIYGLHDLDEGTILYKNNPILGPKFNLVPGMPYMKYLAQDFDLMPYITAAENVGKYLSNIYPKEKQQRVHELLEIVEMTAFADVKAQHLSGGQQQRIALAKALALEPEVLLLDEPFSHIDNFRKNALRRNLFSYLKQKGIICIVATHDSSDALSFADETIVIKEGRLLHKEPSKEIYYNPIDKYTASLFGEVNEIKLEQLTLTQKTDETVLIYPHQLKVEEDAPLKVVVKQCYFKGGHYLVKSALGRQVVFFEHHTALPIDKEIALAVNRNAFG; encoded by the coding sequence ATGCTTGCAGTTAAAAACATATCTTTCGGGTATACTGACACCCAAATTATACACCATATAAATTTTTCAATCACAACAGGGCAAAATATTGCTATTATTGGTGAGAGTGGTTGCGGGAAAAGCACCTTGTTAAAACTAATATATGGTTTGCACGACCTCGACGAAGGAACAATATTATACAAAAATAACCCCATATTAGGACCAAAATTTAATCTTGTTCCAGGGATGCCGTATATGAAATATCTAGCGCAAGATTTCGATTTGATGCCATATATAACAGCAGCCGAAAATGTAGGTAAATATCTTTCTAATATTTACCCTAAAGAAAAACAACAACGTGTACATGAGCTTCTTGAAATAGTAGAAATGACAGCATTTGCCGATGTAAAAGCACAACACCTTAGTGGTGGGCAACAACAACGTATAGCATTGGCTAAAGCATTAGCACTAGAGCCCGAAGTATTATTACTAGACGAACCCTTTAGTCATATAGATAACTTTAGGAAAAATGCATTGAGACGCAATTTGTTTTCATATTTAAAACAAAAAGGGATTATATGTATTGTTGCTACTCATGATAGTAGTGATGCACTTTCTTTTGCAGATGAAACTATTGTTATTAAAGAAGGAAGACTACTGCACAAAGAACCTTCTAAAGAAATATATTATAATCCTATAGATAAGTATACTGCATCATTATTTGGTGAAGTAAACGAAATAAAGCTGGAACAGCTTACACTTACTCAAAAAACAGATGAAACTGTACTTATATACCCACACCAACTTAAAGTTGAAGAAGACGCTCCTTTAAAGGTTGTGGTAAAACAATGTTACTTTAAAGGTGGTCATTACCTTGTTAAGTCGGCATTGGGTAGGCAGGTTGTCTTTTTTGAACACCATACAGCACTTCCTATAGATAAAGAGATTGCCTTGGCGGTAAATAGGAATGCTTTTGGGTAA
- a CDS encoding OmpA family protein: MKTTKIYLLALAFILSISISSCEAVKNTNNTQRGAGIGAASGAVIGGILGNNLGKGGNTALGAIIGGVVGGTVGGVIGNKMDKQAQKIEESLPGAEVERVGEGIKLTLGENSVRFDTNKSSLTATAKQNLDKLVTVFNEYPDTNIQIFGYTDSTGAVDYNLKLSEQRAQSVKSYLSSKGLSASRFTTIGRGIEDPVATNETAEGRSQNRRVEFAITANEQMIQDAQKEAKQ; encoded by the coding sequence ATGAAAACGACAAAAATTTATTTACTAGCCCTTGCATTTATACTAAGTATAAGTATTAGCTCATGTGAAGCAGTTAAAAATACAAATAATACGCAACGAGGTGCGGGTATAGGCGCAGCTTCGGGTGCTGTAATAGGAGGTATATTAGGTAATAATCTGGGTAAAGGTGGTAATACTGCACTTGGTGCTATTATAGGCGGAGTTGTAGGTGGTACTGTAGGTGGAGTTATTGGTAATAAAATGGACAAGCAGGCTCAAAAAATTGAAGAGTCACTACCAGGTGCTGAGGTAGAAAGAGTAGGTGAGGGTATAAAACTAACGCTGGGTGAAAACTCGGTACGATTTGATACTAATAAATCGAGCCTTACGGCTACTGCAAAACAAAATCTTGATAAACTGGTAACAGTGTTTAATGAATACCCTGATACTAACATCCAAATTTTTGGTTATACAGATAGTACTGGTGCTGTAGATTATAATTTAAAACTTTCAGAGCAAAGAGCACAATCAGTAAAAAGCTATTTATCAAGCAAAGGGCTTAGCGCTTCACGATTTACTACAATAGGTAGAGGTATCGAAGACCCTGTAGCAACAAATGAAACAGCAGAAGGAAGAAGCCAAAACAGACGTGTAGAGTTTGCTATTACAGCAAATGAACAAATGATACAAGATGCCCAAAAAGAGGCAAAACAATAG
- a CDS encoding lipocalin family protein, whose protein sequence is MKKIFFLSILMVLLVSCGSLDQKSQTGLKGDWTVTKVSYPGSEYIKVNSFDIADSKCFEGSSWSFVSNNNKGNMSIAKGGCPTFSSPIIWTVTKEGNFTLKITEGEKGKRVTQGYYLKMRNQTESSFQLVDNVNVGGNTVEVVYSFQKI, encoded by the coding sequence ATGAAAAAAATATTCTTTTTAAGTATACTTATGGTCTTACTAGTTTCTTGCGGATCGCTAGACCAAAAATCGCAAACAGGACTAAAAGGTGACTGGACAGTAACTAAAGTTTCTTACCCAGGTTCGGAATATATTAAGGTGAATTCTTTTGATATTGCCGATTCTAAATGTTTTGAAGGTAGTTCTTGGAGCTTTGTTTCTAATAACAATAAAGGAAATATGAGTATTGCAAAAGGCGGATGCCCTACTTTTAGTAGTCCTATTATATGGACGGTTACTAAAGAGGGTAATTTTACTTTAAAAATAACCGAAGGCGAAAAAGGAAAAAGAGTAACACAGGGGTATTATCTTAAGATGAGAAACCAAACCGAAAGTAGTTTTCAGCTTGTAGATAATGTAAATGTAGGAGGAAATACGGTTGAGGTAGTTTATTCCTTTCAGAAAATATAA